A genomic segment from Planctomycetaceae bacterium encodes:
- the miaA gene encoding tRNA (adenosine(37)-N6)-dimethylallyltransferase MiaA, whose protein sequence is MMPRPRITFILGCTASGKGSLGRQLARRTGAHIISVDSMKVYRRMDIGTAKPSAAVRAEIPHHCIDLVEPSEGFSVAQYLAHADAAVAQIAAADRPILAVGGTSLYIKALSEGLFEGASADAAVREQLLARASAEGLAALHAELAAADPEAARRIHPNDQRRIVRALEVFRVTGKPISAHQEQWDAPGAAGRYDCTFIGLRRDKADQARRINLRAKLMIEAGLRDEVAALLAEPPGLSMQAAQAVGYAEMIEHLQGRCTLEEAAEQIKINTRRLAKKQRTWHRRWAAVQWLDAAPDETPEHLAERVLVIADNGFQISD, encoded by the coding sequence ATGATGCCCCGACCGAGGATTACGTTTATTCTTGGCTGCACCGCCAGCGGCAAGGGATCGCTGGGGCGCCAGCTCGCGCGCCGGACGGGGGCGCACATCATCAGCGTCGACTCGATGAAAGTCTACCGCCGCATGGATATCGGTACGGCCAAACCTTCGGCCGCCGTGCGGGCGGAGATCCCGCACCACTGCATCGACCTGGTCGAACCCAGCGAGGGCTTCTCGGTCGCGCAGTACCTCGCTCATGCCGATGCGGCCGTGGCGCAGATCGCCGCCGCGGACCGGCCGATTCTCGCCGTAGGCGGCACGAGCCTGTATATCAAGGCCCTGTCGGAGGGGCTTTTCGAGGGCGCTTCGGCCGACGCGGCGGTGCGGGAGCAACTGCTGGCCCGCGCCTCGGCAGAGGGGTTGGCGGCCTTGCACGCCGAGCTGGCGGCGGCGGACCCGGAGGCGGCGCGGCGCATTCATCCCAACGACCAGCGTCGCATCGTGCGGGCGCTGGAAGTTTTTCGCGTGACGGGCAAGCCCATCAGCGCCCATCAGGAACAGTGGGACGCCCCCGGCGCGGCGGGGCGGTACGACTGCACGTTCATCGGTCTGCGGCGCGACAAGGCCGACCAGGCCCGCCGGATCAACCTGCGGGCAAAACTCATGATCGAAGCGGGCCTGCGCGACGAGGTCGCCGCGTTGCTCGCCGAACCGCCCGGCCTGAGCATGCAAGCCGCCCAGGCCGTCGGATACGCCGAAATGATCGAGCACCTCCAAGGGCGCTGCACCCTCGAAGAGGCGGCCGAACAGATCAAGATCAACACCCGCCGCCTGGCCAAGAAACAGCGAACCTGGCACCGCCGCTGGGCCGCCGTCCAATGGCTCGACGCCGCACCCGACGAAACGCCCGAGCATCTGGCCGAGCGGGTGTTGGTGATTGCGGATAACGGATTTCAGATTTCGGATTAG
- a CDS encoding pyridoxal phosphate-dependent aminotransferase codes for MRRNIVHGGAGSLAYAIREIVQIGNRFQNLGVDLTWENIGDPVHKGEKIEPWIRQILHDIVDQDASWAYCDTAGVPATREFLAAEVNLRGGARVTPDDIIFFNGIGDAVAKVYGFLRREARVIGPTPAYSTHSSAEGAHSGYEHLTYELDPYNGWMPDLDDLRLKCKYNDSIAAILLINPDNPTGAVYPREMLEGMVAIAREFDLFLICDEIYTHIVYNGHRTLHLSEVIGDVCGIVMRGISKEYPWPGSRCGWIEVLNGSRDPMFRTYVNSLLASKRLEVCSTTAPQLSIPPVMGNGRYKAHLARRAGIFEARAREAAAIFRDTPGVHVNMPSGAFYMTVLFEKGALNNRQRLAIENPQIRQMVEQQVAGAANDARFVYYLLGATGICVVPLTGFYCKRDGFRVTLLECDDAKRAWTFKTIANAIGEYLGS; via the coding sequence ATGCGTAGAAATATCGTACATGGCGGCGCGGGGTCCCTGGCGTATGCGATTCGCGAGATCGTCCAGATCGGCAACCGCTTCCAGAACCTGGGCGTGGATCTGACCTGGGAGAACATCGGCGACCCGGTGCATAAGGGCGAGAAGATCGAGCCCTGGATCCGCCAGATCCTGCACGACATCGTCGACCAGGACGCCTCGTGGGCGTACTGCGACACCGCCGGCGTCCCGGCGACGCGCGAGTTCCTGGCCGCCGAGGTCAACCTCCGCGGCGGCGCCAGGGTCACGCCCGACGACATCATCTTCTTCAACGGCATCGGCGACGCGGTGGCCAAAGTCTACGGTTTCCTGCGCCGCGAGGCCCGCGTCATCGGGCCTACGCCGGCTTACAGCACGCACTCCTCCGCCGAGGGCGCCCACAGCGGCTACGAGCACCTGACGTACGAGCTGGACCCCTACAACGGCTGGATGCCCGACCTGGACGACCTGCGCCTCAAGTGCAAGTACAACGACTCGATCGCGGCGATTCTGCTGATCAACCCCGACAATCCCACCGGGGCCGTCTACCCCCGCGAGATGCTCGAGGGGATGGTCGCCATCGCCCGCGAGTTCGACCTGTTCCTGATCTGCGACGAGATCTACACGCACATCGTCTACAACGGGCACAGGACCCTGCACCTGTCCGAGGTCATCGGCGATGTCTGCGGGATCGTCATGCGGGGCATCAGCAAGGAATATCCCTGGCCGGGCTCGCGCTGCGGGTGGATCGAGGTGCTCAACGGGTCGCGCGACCCGATGTTCCGCACGTATGTCAACTCGCTGCTGGCCAGCAAACGCCTGGAGGTCTGCTCGACGACCGCCCCGCAGCTTTCGATTCCGCCGGTGATGGGCAACGGCCGCTACAAGGCCCACCTGGCCCGGCGGGCGGGCATCTTCGAGGCCCGCGCCCGCGAGGCGGCGGCGATCTTTCGAGACACCCCAGGCGTGCATGTGAACATGCCCAGCGGGGCGTTCTACATGACGGTGCTCTTCGAGAAGGGTGCGCTCAACAACCGCCAGAGGCTGGCGATCGAGAACCCGCAGATCCGCCAGATGGTCGAGCAGCAGGTCGCCGGGGCCGCCAACGACGCCCGCTTCGTCTACTACCTGCTGGGCGCCACGGGCATCTGCGTGGTGCCCCTGACGGGCTTCTACTGCAAGCGCGACGGGTTCCGCGTGACGCTGCTGGAATGCGACGACGCCAAACGCGCCTGGACCTTCAAGACCATCGCCAACGCGATTGGCGAATATCTGGGTAGCTGA
- a CDS encoding MoxR family ATPase: MDVSVKELLDVLAAARAEVGKVIIGQQQVIDHALIVIFSGNHALVEGVPGVAKTLLVRCLARVLGCEFGRIQFTPDLMPTDITGTNVFDFQNHQFTLVKGPVFTSFLLADEINRAPAKTQAALLQAMQERRVTIDRQTHELGDNFTVFATQNPIEYEGTYPLPEAQKDRFMLKIMMDCPARAEELALARRMLGPDSPETVLDAGGVAAVIQGSHLKAFRRCLQTITVKDDLLAYVVDVVRGTREHESVLVGAGPRGTQALLAAARARAAIVGRDFVTPDDVRDMAGPALQHRLILRPEYEIEGLTVEEVISRILQGLTVPR; encoded by the coding sequence ATGGACGTGTCCGTGAAAGAGTTGCTGGACGTACTGGCCGCCGCCCGCGCCGAGGTGGGCAAGGTCATCATCGGGCAGCAGCAGGTGATCGACCACGCGCTGATCGTAATCTTCAGCGGCAACCACGCGCTGGTCGAGGGCGTACCGGGCGTGGCCAAGACGCTGCTGGTGCGGTGCCTGGCGCGCGTGCTCGGCTGCGAGTTCGGACGCATCCAGTTCACGCCCGACCTGATGCCCACCGACATCACCGGCACCAACGTCTTCGACTTCCAGAATCACCAGTTCACGCTGGTCAAGGGGCCGGTCTTCACCAGCTTTCTGCTGGCCGACGAGATCAACCGCGCCCCGGCCAAGACGCAGGCCGCCCTGCTGCAGGCCATGCAGGAGCGCCGCGTCACCATCGACCGCCAGACGCACGAACTGGGCGACAACTTCACCGTCTTCGCCACGCAGAACCCCATCGAGTACGAAGGCACCTACCCGCTGCCCGAGGCCCAGAAAGACCGCTTCATGCTCAAGATCATGATGGACTGCCCCGCACGGGCGGAGGAACTGGCTTTGGCGCGGCGGATGCTCGGGCCCGACTCGCCCGAGACAGTTCTGGACGCCGGCGGCGTGGCGGCCGTCATCCAGGGCAGCCACCTGAAGGCGTTTCGCCGCTGCCTGCAGACCATCACCGTCAAGGACGACCTGCTGGCGTACGTCGTCGACGTCGTGCGCGGGACGCGCGAGCACGAGAGCGTGCTGGTGGGCGCCGGCCCGCGCGGAACGCAGGCGCTGCTGGCAGCCGCCCGCGCCCGCGCGGCCATCGTCGGGCGCGACTTCGTCACCCCCGATGACGTGCGGGACATGGCCGGCCCTGCCCTGCAGCACCGCCTGATCCTGCGCCCCGAGTACGAGATCGAAGGGCTGACCGTCGAGGAAGTGATCTCGCGGATTCTTCAAGGACTCACGGTACCGCGCTGA
- a CDS encoding DUF58 domain-containing protein, with amino-acid sequence MAPQNRLIWLVALTAVPLTVAAALSPAMATAVIVIVAIVMVIAAGDAAAGIGIFAGLTVSAPRGARLTRDAEGKIELAVIDRRGRALRLRAVLALPPEISCPQADIAFRLKPQPAGPSSAYAVWDCRPARRGRFILETCWVETPSPLGLWAMRKALPVRVEVSVYPNLGAERRSVAALFLNRGGYGIHAQRQIGQGRDFEKLRAYIPGDSYADIHWKATAKRGRPVTKIYQIERTQEVYVLIDSSRLSGRAIAVPGVPRGDGLEDLGGTTNMLERFVTASLVLAMAAQRQGDLLGLLTFTTQVDRFLSARGGRGHFRACRDTLLNVQPSAVTPDFGELFSFVRTRLRRRALLIILTNLDDPIIAEQFAHHVQVVSRQHLVLVSSLKNPDVAPLFEREAASVEEIYAGLGGHLQWRRLRELEWTLRRRGINFHQLNNETLSAQLISQYVAVKQRQLL; translated from the coding sequence ATGGCCCCGCAGAACCGACTGATCTGGCTGGTCGCATTGACCGCCGTCCCGCTGACGGTGGCGGCGGCGCTGTCGCCGGCGATGGCGACGGCGGTGATCGTCATCGTGGCGATCGTGATGGTGATCGCCGCCGGCGACGCCGCCGCGGGGATCGGCATCTTTGCCGGCCTGACCGTCAGCGCCCCGCGCGGCGCGCGCCTGACGCGCGACGCCGAGGGCAAGATTGAGCTGGCGGTGATCGACCGGCGCGGGCGGGCCCTGCGCCTGCGGGCGGTCCTGGCGCTGCCGCCGGAGATCTCGTGCCCGCAGGCCGACATCGCGTTCAGACTCAAGCCCCAGCCCGCAGGCCCCAGCAGCGCCTACGCCGTCTGGGACTGCCGCCCTGCCCGGCGCGGGCGGTTCATCCTCGAGACCTGCTGGGTCGAGACGCCCTCGCCGCTGGGCCTGTGGGCGATGCGCAAGGCTTTGCCCGTCCGCGTCGAGGTCAGCGTGTACCCCAACCTGGGCGCCGAGCGCCGCAGCGTGGCGGCCCTTTTCCTCAACCGCGGCGGCTACGGCATTCACGCCCAGCGCCAGATCGGCCAGGGACGCGACTTCGAGAAACTCCGCGCGTACATTCCCGGCGACAGCTACGCCGACATTCACTGGAAGGCCACCGCCAAGCGCGGGCGCCCCGTCACCAAGATCTACCAGATCGAGCGCACACAGGAAGTGTACGTGCTGATCGACTCGTCGCGCCTCAGCGGGCGGGCCATCGCGGTGCCCGGGGTTCCGCGGGGCGACGGCCTGGAGGACCTGGGCGGCACGACGAACATGCTCGAGCGGTTCGTGACGGCCTCGCTGGTGCTGGCGATGGCCGCCCAGCGCCAGGGCGACCTGCTGGGCCTGCTGACGTTCACGACGCAGGTGGACCGCTTCCTGAGCGCCCGGGGCGGTCGCGGGCATTTCCGCGCCTGTCGCGACACGCTGCTGAATGTCCAGCCCAGCGCCGTGACGCCGGATTTCGGCGAGCTGTTCTCGTTTGTCCGCACCCGCCTGCGCCGCCGGGCGCTGCTGATCATCCTGACCAACCTCGACGACCCGATCATCGCCGAGCAGTTCGCCCATCACGTGCAGGTCGTTTCCCGCCAGCACCTGGTGCTGGTCAGCTCGCTGAAGAACCCCGACGTGGCGCCGCTGTTCGAGCGCGAAGCCGCCAGCGTCGAGGAGATCTACGCCGGCCTGGGCGGGCACCTGCAGTGGCGGCGCCTGCGCGAGCTGGAGTGGACGCTGCGCCGCCGCGGGATCAACTTCCACCAGCTCAACAACGAAACCCTCAGCGCCCAACTGATCTCGCAATACGTCGCCGTCAAGCAGAGGCAGCTCCTGTGA
- the rpsT gene encoding 30S ribosomal protein S20: protein MANRPSSKKRIRQNVKQNMRNRWRKNQIKDSVRQLEASIDAGKADQAAADLKVVYKRLDKIAAKGTIHKNTAARRKSRLAKQVAAAAKK from the coding sequence GTGGCCAACAGACCCTCATCAAAGAAACGCATCCGACAGAACGTCAAGCAGAACATGCGCAACCGCTGGCGCAAGAACCAGATCAAGGACTCCGTCCGCCAGCTCGAAGCCTCGATCGACGCGGGCAAGGCCGACCAGGCCGCCGCTGACCTCAAGGTCGTCTACAAGCGCCTCGACAAAATCGCCGCCAAGGGCACCATCCACAAAAATACCGCCGCCCGACGCAAGAGCCGTCTGGCCAAGCAAGTCGCCGCGGCCGCCAAGAAGTAA
- a CDS encoding rRNA adenine dimethyltransferase family protein, with the protein MQTLTEIRAMLDEAGLAPNRKFGQNFLIDQNLMRLLLELADVPPGATVLEVGPGTGALTEELAARAAAVVAVEIDAGLYRMLWPRLARLGNVTLLHADALSGKHQINPAIMQRLGGAAHLVANLPYNIATPLVAQCLIESWHAMRRSTGVSPLVLKDGDDGEHGRGDHATGSMGETPMPQEGEHGRDAHATHGQDAHATVFERLTFTVQREVAERFTAAVGSSEYGPVSILVALLGRCMLGPVLPPTAFWPAPNVYSRMMRIDVDAAGGAAVANLDLLQDLLSTLFGHRRKQIGTILRKSGMNLAALEAAGARAADRPQDLSPQQVLAMANALASGPPAT; encoded by the coding sequence ATGCAAACGCTCACGGAAATCCGGGCGATGCTCGACGAGGCGGGACTGGCGCCCAATCGCAAGTTCGGTCAGAACTTCCTGATCGATCAGAACCTCATGCGCCTCCTGCTGGAACTGGCCGACGTGCCGCCCGGAGCGACCGTGCTCGAGGTGGGGCCCGGAACCGGCGCGCTGACCGAAGAACTCGCCGCCCGCGCCGCGGCCGTCGTGGCCGTCGAAATCGACGCCGGACTTTACCGGATGCTCTGGCCGCGCCTGGCGCGGTTGGGCAACGTCACGCTGCTGCATGCCGACGCCCTGTCGGGCAAGCACCAGATCAATCCCGCGATCATGCAACGCCTCGGCGGCGCAGCGCACCTGGTGGCCAATCTGCCGTACAACATTGCCACGCCGCTGGTGGCGCAGTGCCTGATCGAGTCTTGGCACGCGATGCGCCGTAGCACGGGCGTCTCACCGCTGGTCTTGAAGGATGGGGACGACGGGGAGCATGGGCGGGGCGACCATGCCACCGGGAGCATGGGCGAGACGCCCATGCCACAAGAGGGGGAGCATGGGCGAGACGCCCATGCGACTCATGGGCAAGATGCCCATGCTACGGTGTTCGAGCGGTTGACGTTTACCGTGCAGCGGGAGGTGGCCGAGCGGTTCACGGCCGCCGTCGGTTCCAGCGAGTATGGGCCCGTCAGCATCCTCGTGGCGCTGCTGGGGCGATGCATGCTGGGGCCGGTCCTGCCGCCGACGGCATTTTGGCCGGCGCCGAACGTGTACAGCCGCATGATGCGGATCGACGTTGACGCCGCGGGGGGCGCCGCAGTCGCCAACCTGGACCTGCTGCAGGATTTGCTCTCGACGCTTTTTGGCCATCGCCGAAAACAGATCGGGACCATCCTGCGCAAGAGCGGGATGAATCTCGCTGCGCTCGAAGCGGCCGGCGCCCGGGCGGCGGACCGTCCGCAGGACCTCTCGCCGCAACAGGTGCTGGCGATGGCGAATGCCCTTGCGTCGGGGCCTCCTGCGACGTAA
- a CDS encoding DUF4350 domain-containing protein, which yields MSKLDRVLRVAVLLGAVGFAAAMLDLLLGRLGRGDVYPPYSSYRADPMGTKALYDSLASLPGLSVERNLDALERFSGGQGQMMILAGEAGNRFDRWQDAAAVERLERFVNAGGRLVIALVHHRDAWSDFDWDHRPTSRPARSKSRPASDKSTTAPAEPKDDEPSDVELGPRWGFAVGVATAPQAELRGRKDTRHGVASREARRIAALGTEESVSWLGGLHLEPKDPLWKVIYRTDAGAAIIERPMGRGWLVLCSDSFFLSNEGLRHRRNPRLLAWLIGASARSVIFDETHLGIQSDLTVMALMRRHNLQTALAALAVVAGLYLWRSLSHLGPVTRPEGAIDTGAVAGRDSISALVSLLRRAIGRRDLLTMCVREWSRPTKAASTVSAGEASDARAAQLRAAAAAAGADDRTLVNAYKTMCRILAERK from the coding sequence ATGTCGAAGCTTGATCGCGTCCTGCGCGTGGCGGTGCTGCTGGGAGCCGTGGGGTTCGCCGCGGCCATGCTCGACCTGCTCCTGGGGCGCCTCGGTCGCGGCGACGTGTACCCGCCCTACTCCTCCTACCGCGCCGACCCGATGGGCACCAAGGCGCTCTACGACAGCCTCGCGAGCCTGCCGGGCCTGTCGGTCGAACGCAACCTCGACGCCCTGGAGCGGTTCTCCGGCGGCCAAGGCCAGATGATGATCCTCGCCGGCGAGGCCGGCAACCGGTTCGACCGCTGGCAGGACGCCGCCGCCGTCGAAAGGCTCGAACGTTTTGTCAACGCCGGCGGGCGGCTGGTGATTGCCCTGGTGCATCACCGCGACGCGTGGTCGGACTTCGATTGGGACCACCGCCCCACCTCGCGCCCCGCTCGCAGCAAGAGCCGCCCCGCCTCCGACAAAAGCACAACCGCCCCCGCCGAGCCCAAGGACGACGAACCGTCAGACGTCGAGCTGGGCCCGCGATGGGGATTCGCCGTCGGCGTCGCCACCGCCCCGCAAGCGGAACTGCGCGGCCGCAAGGACACGCGGCACGGCGTGGCTAGCCGAGAGGCCCGCCGCATCGCCGCGCTGGGCACCGAAGAGAGCGTGAGCTGGTTGGGCGGGCTGCACCTGGAGCCCAAGGACCCGCTCTGGAAGGTGATTTATCGCACCGATGCCGGCGCGGCGATCATCGAGCGTCCCATGGGTCGCGGCTGGCTGGTGCTGTGCAGCGACAGTTTTTTTCTCAGCAACGAGGGCTTGCGCCACCGCCGCAATCCGCGGCTGCTGGCGTGGCTGATCGGCGCCTCGGCGCGGTCGGTGATTTTCGACGAGACGCACCTGGGGATCCAGTCGGACCTGACGGTGATGGCGTTGATGCGCCGTCACAATCTCCAGACCGCCCTGGCGGCGCTGGCGGTGGTGGCGGGGCTTTATCTGTGGCGGAGCCTGTCGCACCTGGGCCCGGTGACGCGCCCCGAGGGCGCCATCGACACCGGGGCCGTCGCCGGCCGCGACTCCATCAGCGCCCTGGTGAGCCTGTTGCGCCGCGCCATCGGTCGGCGCGACCTGTTGACGATGTGCGTTCGCGAATGGTCGCGCCCGACCAAGGCCGCCTCAACGGTCTCGGCGGGCGAGGCGTCCGACGCCCGGGCGGCGCAGTTGCGCGCCGCGGCGGCGGCAGCCGGCGCCGACGATCGCACACTCGTCAACGCCTACAAAACTATGTGCCGGATTCTGGCAGAGAGGAAGTGA
- a CDS encoding uroporphyrinogen decarboxylase family protein — protein sequence MSFKDGWAAVHLEMPRRVPRTEYSLEGHWEYLSALTGKTITIDSPGEVKWAAAQELWRKWNFDFYWGTIIGGQYFGKWQTDMGHAVYAAGGVDYRSIGGCPFKTPEEALALDPESMFTAPNHAELVKNFTDSWQNTRKNPAMDGVPSTGIYTTCISGLIAIFGWDMLLLAAGTDPQAFGEMTNRYCRWMQRCFNALAEADAPVVMIHDDMVWTAGAFIHPDWYRKYVFPNFKKYFAPLKDSGKKITFTADGNYTEFIDDLVDAGVDGFVLEPMTDMAYIAEKYGRTHYFIGNADTRILLHNDKKAIRAEVERCMAIGKKCPGFFMAVGNHIPPNTPVDAVIYYNEVYEELAKR from the coding sequence ATGTCGTTCAAAGACGGATGGGCGGCGGTGCATCTGGAGATGCCTCGACGCGTGCCGCGGACGGAATATTCGCTCGAAGGGCACTGGGAGTATCTCTCGGCGCTGACGGGCAAGACCATCACCATCGACTCGCCCGGCGAGGTCAAGTGGGCCGCGGCCCAGGAACTCTGGCGCAAGTGGAACTTCGACTTCTATTGGGGCACCATCATCGGCGGGCAGTACTTCGGCAAGTGGCAGACCGACATGGGCCACGCGGTCTACGCGGCCGGCGGTGTGGATTACCGCTCCATCGGCGGCTGTCCGTTCAAGACGCCCGAGGAGGCGTTGGCGCTGGACCCCGAGAGCATGTTCACCGCGCCCAACCACGCTGAGCTGGTCAAAAACTTCACTGATAGCTGGCAGAACACGCGCAAGAACCCGGCGATGGACGGCGTGCCCTCGACCGGCATCTACACCACGTGCATCTCCGGGCTGATCGCGATCTTCGGGTGGGACATGCTGCTGCTGGCGGCAGGGACCGACCCGCAGGCCTTTGGCGAGATGACCAATCGCTACTGCCGCTGGATGCAGCGGTGCTTCAACGCCCTGGCCGAGGCCGACGCGCCGGTTGTGATGATCCACGACGACATGGTCTGGACGGCCGGGGCGTTCATCCACCCCGACTGGTATCGCAAGTACGTCTTCCCCAACTTCAAGAAGTACTTCGCCCCGCTCAAAGACAGCGGCAAGAAGATCACCTTCACCGCCGACGGCAACTACACCGAGTTCATCGACGACCTGGTCGACGCCGGCGTGGACGGCTTTGTGCTCGAGCCCATGACCGACATGGCGTACATCGCCGAGAAGTACGGCCGCACGCATTACTTCATCGGCAACGCCGACACGCGGATCCTGCTGCACAACGACAAGAAAGCCATCCGCGCCGAAGTCGAGCGCTGCATGGCCATCGGCAAGAAATGCCCGGGCTTCTTCATGGCCGTGGGCAACCACATCCCCCCGAACACGCCGGTAGACGCGGTGATCTATTACAACGAGGTGTACGAGGAACTCGCCAAGCGGTAA
- a CDS encoding GYF domain-containing protein produces the protein MDWYYANGGVQSGPVSQETFQSLVDNGTITVNTLVWRQGMANWQTWSALQASESAAQSSAEPPRQQLCSRCGLYCSSDDMIQYQGRWICATCKPAFIQQVQEGAPVAPPVQGPWAMGERNSGYAVASLVLGILAIPTCLCYGLPGVICGILAVVFSSMAQRQIEAGGVSASSAGLAKAGKICGWIGLGLSLVAVIGIVIAFVVAAASHP, from the coding sequence GTGGACTGGTACTACGCTAACGGCGGCGTGCAGAGCGGGCCTGTGTCGCAGGAGACCTTTCAGTCGCTGGTCGACAACGGCACCATTACCGTCAACACGCTGGTATGGCGCCAGGGCATGGCCAACTGGCAGACGTGGAGCGCCCTGCAGGCGTCCGAATCGGCTGCCCAGTCGTCGGCAGAACCGCCGCGCCAGCAGCTTTGCAGCCGGTGCGGGCTGTACTGCTCGAGCGACGACATGATCCAGTACCAGGGGCGGTGGATCTGCGCCACGTGCAAACCGGCGTTTATTCAGCAGGTGCAGGAAGGCGCCCCCGTGGCGCCGCCGGTACAGGGTCCCTGGGCGATGGGCGAGCGCAACAGCGGGTACGCCGTCGCCTCGCTGGTGCTGGGGATTCTGGCGATCCCGACGTGCCTCTGCTACGGTCTGCCCGGAGTCATCTGCGGGATCCTGGCGGTGGTCTTCTCGAGCATGGCCCAGCGCCAGATCGAGGCTGGCGGCGTTTCGGCCTCGTCGGCGGGCCTGGCCAAAGCGGGCAAGATCTGCGGTTGGATCGGCCTGGGTCTGAGTTTGGTGGCCGTGATCGGGATCGTCATCGCCTTTGTGGTTGCCGCGGCAAGCCATCCATGA
- a CDS encoding stage II sporulation protein M: MRQFVDAEQPYWQQLESMLGMLETDPAWRLVRVAQAFQPVSSEPVESQPGKAVPLDRLAAQIEQVRRLHYLYERASADLARLDTFCAEPQLRSYLEALVARAYAVIHATAAPRRRVRPLFWFLNTFPQTFRKHINAFWLSLAVSLGAALIGALLTAIDTQGKPTILPFAHLRGDPRDRVKDEEQKVQNPFGGHKSEAAGMYMTHNTRVSINTMALGITWGVGTILMLFYNGLVLGSVTLDYFRAGQGTFLVGWLLPHGSIELPAIFLAGQAGLVLGRAVIGWGDRHRLSARLKSIAPDLVTLIIGVAIMLVWAGLIEAFISQYHWPVLPYWAKITFGCLELSALVLLLGFSGRSAAGAGDV; the protein is encoded by the coding sequence TTGCGACAATTCGTGGACGCCGAACAGCCGTACTGGCAGCAGCTCGAGTCGATGCTGGGCATGCTCGAGACCGACCCGGCCTGGCGGCTGGTGCGCGTGGCACAGGCTTTCCAGCCTGTGAGCTCAGAACCTGTGGAGTCACAGCCTGGAAAGGCTGTGCCACTGGACCGGCTCGCCGCACAGATCGAGCAGGTGCGGCGCTTGCACTACCTCTACGAGCGCGCCTCGGCCGATTTGGCGCGCCTGGACACATTCTGCGCCGAACCGCAGCTTCGATCATACCTCGAGGCGCTGGTAGCCCGCGCGTACGCGGTGATCCACGCCACCGCCGCCCCGCGCCGGCGCGTGCGGCCGCTGTTCTGGTTCCTCAACACCTTCCCGCAGACGTTCCGCAAACACATCAATGCGTTCTGGTTGTCGCTGGCGGTCTCGCTGGGCGCGGCGCTGATCGGGGCGCTGCTGACGGCCATCGACACCCAAGGCAAGCCGACAATCCTTCCCTTTGCCCATCTGCGTGGCGACCCGCGCGACCGGGTCAAAGACGAAGAGCAGAAGGTGCAGAACCCCTTCGGCGGGCACAAGAGCGAAGCGGCCGGCATGTACATGACGCACAACACGCGCGTGTCGATCAACACGATGGCGCTGGGGATCACCTGGGGCGTCGGGACGATCCTGATGCTGTTCTACAACGGCTTGGTCCTGGGCTCGGTGACGCTGGACTACTTCCGCGCCGGGCAGGGGACGTTCCTGGTCGGCTGGCTGCTGCCTCACGGGTCGATCGAACTGCCGGCGATCTTTCTGGCCGGACAGGCGGGCCTGGTGCTCGGCCGCGCCGTCATCGGCTGGGGCGACCGTCACCGCCTCTCGGCGCGGCTCAAGAGCATCGCGCCGGACCTGGTCACGCTGATCATCGGCGTGGCAATCATGCTCGTCTGGGCCGGACTCATCGAGGCCTTCATCTCGCAGTACCACTGGCCGGTGCTGCCGTACTGGGCGAAGATCACCTTCGGGTGCCTGGAGTTGAGCGCCCTGGTGCTGCTGCTGGGCTTTTCCGGGCGCAGCGCCGCGGGGGCCGGCGATGTCTAG
- a CDS encoding rhomboid family protein, producing MTVLTHQRCFHHASREAAARCPQCRRFFCRECVTEHDGRVICAACLAAMMNPPRRGSGLLAGAAATLLAMMSLLIAWMFFHYLGAVLQRLPDTFHGG from the coding sequence ATGACTGTCTTGACTCATCAGCGCTGCTTCCACCACGCCTCGCGCGAGGCGGCGGCGCGCTGCCCGCAGTGCCGGCGGTTTTTCTGCCGCGAGTGCGTGACCGAACACGACGGGCGCGTGATCTGCGCCGCCTGCCTGGCGGCCATGATGAACCCGCCGCGGCGGGGCAGCGGGCTGTTGGCCGGGGCGGCTGCAACGCTGCTGGCGATGATGAGCCTGCTGATCGCATGGATGTTCTTTCACTACCTGGGCGCCGTCCTGCAGAGGCTGCCCGACACGTTCCACGGCGGCTGA